One genomic segment of Ignavibacteriota bacterium includes these proteins:
- the ftcD gene encoding glutamate formimidoyltransferase — MNEQLIECVPNFSEGRDLNIIKQITDEIEKVENVKLLDVDRGADMNRTVVTFIGDKKGVAEAAFQSIKKASELIDMSKHFGSHPRMGATDVCPFIPVNGISIDECIDISKEVAKRVGEELNIPVYLYEKSAQKYDRKNLAVIRKGEYEGLQEKLKDENWKPDFGPIEFNKKSGATVIGVREFLIAYNINLNTREKLHAIDIAYELREKGRSARRPVSTPYYYKSENLVKYENGSYPCGDCDFIGNTINETISHCNEIHNYNLIELLKLNEISPNNPEGESVKKNGMFQNCKAIGWMVKDFDRAQISINLTDYNITSMHHVLEAARKLAFDRGLIVTGSEIIGMVPFKALYESGKYYLQKQGRSTGIPTKDILNTAVQSLGLDDVSKFKIEERVLGLPKNYSDSLIEMKLNDFVDEVSRESPAPGGGSIAAFAGALGAALSSMVSNLSSFKRGTENIDEILNNCANESQQIKDDLLKAVDEDTRAFNDYMIAKRLPNITNEEKEFRKAAILDGLKKAVNVPLRTSELSLKVLEISFTVVKLGNPNSITDVGVGAQMAYSGVLGGIYNVLVNLKEIKDETFCISMKEKCSLLKNDAQNKLSEILNFVESKIN; from the coding sequence ATGAACGAACAATTAATTGAATGTGTACCAAACTTTTCTGAAGGTAGAGATTTAAATATCATCAAACAAATTACCGATGAAATTGAAAAAGTTGAAAATGTAAAACTGCTTGATGTTGACCGTGGCGCTGATATGAATAGAACGGTTGTAACTTTTATTGGTGATAAAAAAGGAGTTGCAGAGGCTGCATTTCAATCAATTAAAAAAGCGTCGGAATTAATTGATATGTCAAAACATTTTGGATCCCATCCGCGTATGGGTGCAACGGATGTTTGTCCATTTATTCCGGTAAATGGAATAAGCATTGATGAATGTATTGATATTTCAAAAGAAGTTGCTAAACGAGTTGGTGAGGAATTAAATATTCCCGTTTATTTATATGAAAAGTCTGCTCAGAAGTACGATAGAAAAAATTTAGCTGTAATTAGAAAAGGTGAGTACGAGGGATTACAAGAAAAATTAAAAGATGAAAATTGGAAACCGGATTTTGGTCCAATTGAATTTAATAAAAAAAGCGGCGCTACAGTAATTGGTGTAAGAGAATTTTTAATTGCTTACAATATAAATCTAAACACAAGGGAAAAACTTCATGCAATTGATATTGCATACGAGTTAAGGGAAAAGGGAAGATCAGCAAGACGACCGGTTTCAACTCCATATTATTATAAAAGTGAAAATTTAGTAAAATATGAAAACGGTTCTTATCCTTGCGGAGACTGCGATTTTATTGGTAATACTATTAATGAAACAATTTCTCATTGTAACGAAATTCATAATTATAATTTGATTGAATTATTAAAATTGAATGAAATTAGTCCAAATAATCCCGAAGGTGAATCTGTAAAAAAAAATGGGATGTTCCAAAACTGCAAAGCAATTGGCTGGATGGTTAAAGATTTTGATAGAGCGCAAATATCAATAAACTTAACGGATTATAATATAACTTCTATGCATCATGTTTTGGAGGCTGCAAGAAAATTAGCATTTGACAGAGGTTTAATTGTTACTGGAAGTGAGATTATCGGTATGGTACCATTTAAAGCTTTGTATGAATCTGGAAAATATTATTTGCAGAAGCAAGGAAGATCAACCGGAATTCCTACTAAAGATATTTTAAATACCGCAGTTCAATCATTGGGTTTAGATGATGTTTCAAAATTTAAAATAGAAGAACGCGTTTTAGGTTTACCGAAAAATTATTCTGATTCATTAATCGAAATGAAATTAAATGATTTTGTGGATGAAGTTTCAAGAGAATCACCTGCTCCTGGCGGCGGATCTATTGCAGCATTTGCTGGTGCTTTAGGGGCAGCATTATCTTCAATGGTAAGTAATTTATCTTCTTTTAAAAGAGGAACTGAAAACATTGATGAAATATTAAATAATTGTGCAAATGAATCTCAGCAAATTAAAGATGATTTGTTGAAAGCAGTTGATGAAGATACTCGTGCATTTAATGATTATATGATTGCAAAAAGATTGCCAAATATCACAAATGAGGAAAAAGAATTTAGGAAAGCTGCAATTTTAGATGGATTAAAAAAAGCTGTAAATGTGCCTTTAAGAACTTCTGAATTATCACTAAAAGTATTGGAAATTTCATTTACAGTAGTAAAGCTTGGAAACCCTAATTCAATTACGGATGTTGGCGTTGGAGCGCAAATGGCTTATTCCGGTGTGCTTGGCGGAATTTATAATGTGCTGGTAAATTTAAAAGAAATTAAAGATGAAACATTTTGTATTAGTATGAAAGAAAAATGTTCATTATTAAAAAATGATGCACAAAATAAATTATCTGAAATATTAAATTTTGTTGAATCAAAAATAAATTAA
- the purU gene encoding formyltetrahydrofolate deformylase — translation MHNTAILLLSCKDQKGLVYKITKLIYELNGNIIDLDEHVDPIESMFFVRVAWSFDENLSTKNFINQSFSVLAQEFSANWKINFDDEKQNVAIFVSKYDHCLHEILWRNKLNEYNINIKLVISNHTDLKKLAENYLIPFYYFEINQNNKIEIEQNELSILKENHIDVIVLARYMQILSANFVNEFPNKIINIHHSFLPAFIGGNPYKQAYERGVKIIGATSHFVTNELDEGPIIEQDIIRISHNDSLKDLIIKGRDLERLVLARALLFQSQNRILVYGKKTIVF, via the coding sequence ATGCATAATACTGCAATTTTGCTTTTAAGTTGTAAAGATCAAAAGGGATTGGTTTATAAAATCACCAAATTAATTTATGAACTTAATGGAAATATAATTGATCTTGATGAACATGTTGATCCAATAGAATCAATGTTTTTTGTTAGAGTTGCGTGGAGTTTTGATGAAAATTTATCAACTAAAAATTTTATTAATCAATCGTTTTCGGTTTTAGCTCAAGAATTTTCTGCAAATTGGAAAATTAATTTTGATGATGAAAAACAAAATGTTGCAATATTTGTATCAAAATATGATCATTGTCTTCATGAAATTTTATGGCGTAATAAACTGAATGAGTATAATATTAATATCAAATTAGTAATTTCAAATCATACTGATCTTAAAAAATTAGCTGAAAATTATCTAATTCCGTTTTACTATTTTGAAATTAACCAAAACAATAAAATAGAAATTGAGCAAAATGAATTAAGCATTCTAAAAGAAAATCATATTGATGTAATTGTTCTTGCAAGATATATGCAAATTTTATCAGCAAATTTTGTAAACGAATTTCCGAACAAAATTATAAATATTCATCACTCGTTTCTTCCCGCATTTATTGGTGGAAATCCTTATAAGCAAGCGTATGAAAGAGGTGTTAAAATAATTGGTGCAACAAGTCATTTTGTAACAAATGAACTTGATGAAGGTCCAATTATTGAGCAAGATATAATTCGTATTTCACACAATGATTCTTTAAAAGATTTGATTATAAAAGGAAGAGATTTGGAAAGATTAGTTTTAGCCAGAGCTTTATTATTTCAAAGTCAGAATAGAATTTTGGTTTACGGAAAAAAGACAATAGTATTTTAA
- a CDS encoding AsmA family protein, producing the protein MKKVFKVVGVIFVLLLIAILVLLFFFKSQITDLIKQEANKKLNATLNFNDVGLNLISDFPNLSLSLNDLAIVNKAPFEGDTIFSSSNLGFSIDLMSVISGDKIKINSFNLDDPKIFVYILKDSSANYNIFPEEEITDTVKKSDEQNISIDINSYEIKNGQIAYIDQTSNMVAAIKGLNHSGDGDFSQESFILNIKTSVDELTFEMENVKYLNRVKADLVMDLDVNLKDKKFLLKNNQFKINNLVFNLSGGVELPNDEIFVDLKFDSPTSNFKDILSLIPAIYKNNFADLKASGNAKLNGFVKGSMEENIIPTFNLKLNIGNANFSYPDLPVPVNNVNVDLFIENNDGKINSTIVDLRKIHFELGKDSFDAKLKLTNIKESPFVDAAIKGTINFDNLKKAIQLENVTTLSGIVNADVSFNGNLQTETKDYENLNANGKLILQNFRYKSADLKEEINITNSELNFTPKKVELNSFNAKIGESDLKASGDLNNLISFFLSDGILFGKLNISSNYLNLNPFISDETQTQQANSDTTKIAAVNIPKNIEFILTSNIKNLIYDNLDIKNFQGKLIVKNSKVDMQNLSMNLMNGILSGNGYYFKDESVENPEVKFAMNISNFDINKTYNSFVTVKQFAPIAKYIQGNFSSNLTFTTNLNNELIPDWNTFNSNGKLNLASIEIKNFKPFTTLGNILKLSELSNPNIKNVNPSFKIENGKFYISPVSYKVGNYDITFSGSNSIDQSIDYVMEIDVPASNLRSSANSAISGLLKKDLDLVKSDKIKVKAFIGGTIDSPNIKTSASDIAKNIVSDAVEEIKEKVFEEVKEKVDSLKIKAEQKLKEEAKKKEDELKKKLEEEAKKKLKKLKLW; encoded by the coding sequence ATGAAAAAAGTTTTTAAAGTTGTTGGAGTTATTTTTGTTTTACTTTTGATTGCAATATTAGTTTTACTATTTTTCTTCAAATCACAAATCACTGATTTAATTAAACAAGAAGCTAATAAGAAATTAAATGCAACATTAAATTTTAATGATGTTGGATTAAACTTAATTTCCGATTTCCCAAATTTATCTTTATCTCTAAATGATTTAGCGATTGTAAACAAAGCTCCATTTGAAGGCGATACAATTTTCAGCAGTTCAAATTTGGGATTTTCAATTGATTTGATGAGTGTAATCAGCGGAGATAAAATAAAAATAAATTCATTCAATTTAGATGATCCAAAAATCTTTGTATATATTTTAAAAGATAGCAGTGCTAATTACAATATTTTTCCGGAAGAAGAAATTACGGATACTGTAAAAAAATCGGATGAGCAAAATATTTCTATTGATATAAATTCGTATGAAATTAAAAACGGACAAATTGCTTACATTGATCAAACTTCAAATATGGTTGCGGCAATTAAAGGATTAAATCATTCCGGTGATGGAGATTTTAGTCAAGAGTCTTTTATTCTTAACATAAAAACTTCAGTTGATGAATTAACATTTGAAATGGAAAATGTGAAATATTTAAATAGAGTAAAAGCAGATTTGGTAATGGATCTTGATGTGAATTTGAAAGACAAAAAATTTCTTCTAAAAAATAATCAGTTTAAAATTAATAATTTGGTTTTTAATTTAAGTGGAGGAGTTGAACTTCCGAATGATGAAATTTTTGTTGATTTAAAATTTGATTCACCGACTTCAAATTTTAAAGATATACTTTCATTAATCCCGGCAATTTATAAAAATAATTTTGCTGATTTAAAAGCCAGCGGGAATGCAAAACTTAATGGATTTGTAAAAGGAAGTATGGAAGAAAATATAATTCCTACTTTTAATCTAAAACTAAATATTGGCAATGCTAATTTCAGTTATCCGGATTTGCCGGTTCCGGTTAATAATGTAAACGTTGATTTATTTATTGAAAATAATGACGGAAAAATTAATAGCACAATTGTTGACCTTCGCAAAATACATTTTGAACTTGGTAAAGATTCTTTTGATGCGAAACTAAAATTAACAAATATTAAAGAATCTCCTTTTGTAGATGCGGCAATAAAAGGTACAATTAATTTTGATAATCTTAAAAAAGCAATCCAGTTGGAAAATGTTACAACATTAAGTGGAATTGTTAATGCTGATGTTAGTTTTAATGGAAATCTTCAAACTGAAACAAAAGATTATGAAAACTTAAATGCGAATGGAAAACTAATTTTACAAAACTTCAGATATAAATCTGCCGATCTAAAAGAAGAAATAAATATTACAAATTCTGAACTAAATTTTACTCCTAAAAAAGTTGAACTAAATTCTTTCAATGCAAAAATTGGTGAAAGTGATTTAAAAGCATCGGGAGATTTAAACAATCTAATTTCATTTTTCCTATCGGATGGAATTTTGTTTGGCAAACTCAATATTTCTTCAAATTATTTAAATCTAAATCCATTCATCAGTGATGAAACCCAAACGCAGCAAGCAAATTCTGATACGACAAAAATCGCTGCAGTAAATATTCCTAAAAATATTGAATTTATTCTTACATCTAATATTAAAAATTTGATTTATGACAATTTGGATATCAAAAATTTCCAAGGAAAATTAATTGTGAAGAATAGTAAAGTTGATATGCAGAATCTTTCTATGAATTTGATGAATGGAATTTTATCTGGCAACGGATATTATTTTAAGGATGAATCGGTAGAAAATCCGGAAGTAAAATTTGCAATGAATATTTCTAATTTCGATATTAATAAAACTTATAACTCGTTTGTTACTGTAAAACAATTTGCGCCAATAGCAAAATATATCCAAGGAAATTTTAGTTCGAATTTAACTTTTACAACAAATTTAAATAATGAATTAATTCCGGATTGGAATACTTTTAACAGCAACGGAAAACTAAATTTAGCTTCAATAGAAATCAAAAACTTTAAACCCTTTACTACATTGGGAAATATTTTGAAGTTATCTGAATTGTCAAATCCGAATATTAAAAATGTAAATCCGTCTTTTAAAATTGAAAACGGAAAATTTTATATATCACCGGTTTCGTATAAAGTTGGTAATTATGATATAACTTTTTCCGGTTCGAACAGTATTGATCAATCAATTGATTATGTTATGGAAATTGATGTTCCGGCAAGTAATTTAAGAAGTTCAGCAAATTCAGCAATTAGCGGACTATTGAAAAAAGATTTGGATTTAGTTAAGTCAGATAAAATAAAAGTTAAAGCATTTATTGGTGGTACAATTGATTCACCGAATATAAAAACTTCAGCTTCGGATATTGCAAAGAATATTGTAAGCGATGCGGTTGAAGAAATTAAGGAAAAAGTATTCGAAGAAGTTAAAGAAAAAGTTGACTCATTGAAAATTAAAGCTGAACAAAAATTGAAAGAAGAAGCAAAGAAAAAAGAAGATGAGTTAAAGAAAAAACTAGAAGAAGAAGCAAAGAAGAAATTAAAAAAATTAAAACTTTGGTAA
- a CDS encoding Ig-like domain-containing protein, whose translation MSCANQLSPPGGEKDIIPPQIISSYPENGMTNFEDNYIEFTFSEYVNKRTINDAFFISPILEDVPEFSWTNKSVEINFNEKLKENTTYSIVIGTEVTDINNNNKMIEPFILTFSTGSKIDSGNISGKIFADKADGTMIFAYVNKSDTLNIYKNKPNYVSQINKKGEYKISGLANGTYELFAVKDQFKNLVYDKGEDLIGYATNSIIISDSLNKVENINFFLTKEDTLPPNFQAITMTDKNHIVVEFNEPIDSSKLSNINFSIIDSTQNSTIDVKTVFKGNSKKSEYILGVVDSLNVENNIYLIAKNIFDLSKNEMLSQSINFTPSEKADTNIIKISKLNTPFNSNTIDYQSPNFIINFSDAFDISNLSNDIKFLNPDSSEITFNFSKIDDASIKIIPEKDLKPKSIYKLKIDFKDIIDLAGNKIDTVLINKINTISNMEFSGVSGIVKSKNKNVKVVINNIENKKSQLQKEIIKDGKFEFDRIIPGKYLLWIYDDKDSNNAYSFGNFDSLKYSEEFKFYPDTLNLRPRWPIGDIEIEF comes from the coding sequence GTGAGTTGCGCAAATCAACTTTCACCTCCCGGTGGAGAAAAAGATATAATTCCTCCGCAAATTATTTCATCATATCCGGAAAATGGAATGACAAATTTTGAAGATAATTATATTGAATTTACTTTTTCTGAATACGTTAACAAACGAACAATTAATGATGCATTTTTCATTTCGCCAATTTTGGAAGATGTACCGGAATTTTCTTGGACAAATAAATCCGTGGAAATAAATTTTAATGAAAAATTAAAAGAGAACACAACCTACTCTATTGTTATTGGTACTGAAGTTACAGATATCAACAATAACAATAAAATGATTGAACCATTTATTTTAACTTTTTCGACCGGAAGTAAAATTGATAGCGGAAATATAAGCGGAAAAATATTTGCTGATAAAGCAGACGGTACTATGATTTTTGCTTACGTAAATAAAAGCGATACGTTAAATATTTATAAAAATAAACCTAATTACGTTTCACAAATTAATAAAAAAGGCGAATATAAAATTAGTGGATTAGCAAACGGAACTTACGAACTTTTTGCTGTCAAAGATCAATTTAAAAATTTAGTTTATGATAAAGGTGAGGATTTAATTGGATATGCTACAAATAGTATTATAATTTCTGATTCACTTAATAAAGTTGAAAATATAAATTTTTTCTTAACAAAAGAAGATACACTTCCGCCAAATTTTCAAGCAATTACAATGACTGATAAAAATCATATTGTAGTTGAATTTAATGAACCGATTGATAGTTCAAAACTTAGTAATATAAATTTTTCAATAATTGACTCAACACAAAATTCAACTATTGATGTGAAAACAGTTTTTAAAGGAAACTCAAAAAAAAGTGAATACATTCTAGGCGTTGTAGATTCGTTGAATGTTGAAAATAATATTTATTTAATTGCAAAAAATATATTTGACTTAAGCAAAAATGAAATGCTTTCACAAAGTATAAATTTTACACCAAGTGAAAAAGCTGATACAAACATTATAAAAATTTCAAAACTTAATACACCATTTAATAGCAATACAATTGATTATCAATCGCCAAATTTTATTATAAATTTTTCAGATGCTTTTGATATATCCAACTTGAGTAATGATATAAAATTTTTAAATCCGGATAGCAGTGAAATAACTTTTAATTTTTCAAAAATTGATGATGCGTCAATAAAAATAATTCCGGAAAAAGATCTAAAACCAAAATCTATTTACAAACTTAAAATAGATTTTAAGGATATTATAGATTTGGCGGGAAATAAAATAGATACGGTTTTAATCAATAAAATCAATACTATCAGTAATATGGAATTTTCCGGAGTTAGCGGTATTGTTAAATCAAAAAATAAAAATGTAAAAGTTGTAATTAATAATATAGAAAATAAAAAGTCTCAGTTACAAAAAGAGATTATTAAAGATGGTAAATTTGAATTTGATAGAATAATTCCGGGAAAATATTTGTTATGGATTTATGATGATAAAGATTCGAATAATGCATATTCATTTGGAAATTTTGATTCTTTGAAATATTCCGAAGAATTTAAATTTTATCCGGATACTTTAAACCTAAGACCACGTTGGCCAATTGGCGATATTGAAATAGAATTTTAA